The proteins below come from a single Acidovorax sp. NCPPB 4044 genomic window:
- the rpsU gene encoding 30S ribosomal protein S21, with protein MTTIRVKENEPFDVALRRFKRTIEKLGLLTDLRAREFYEKPTSERKRKKAAAVKRHYKRVRSMQLPKKLY; from the coding sequence ATGACCACCATCCGTGTAAAAGAGAACGAACCCTTTGACGTGGCACTGCGCCGTTTCAAGCGCACCATCGAAAAGCTGGGCCTGCTGACCGACCTGCGCGCCCGTGAGTTCTACGAAAAGCCGACCTCCGAACGCAAGCGCAAGAAGGCAGCTGCCGTCAAGCGCCACTACAAGCGCGTTCGCAGCATGCAGCTGCCCAAGAAGCTGTACTGA
- a CDS encoding GatB/YqeY domain-containing protein encodes MSLKEQITEDMKTAMRAKDAERLGTIRLLQAAMKQKEVDERVTLDDAAVVAILDKLIKQRKDSIAAFEGAGRQDLADKEKSEMAVLQAYLPQRMSADEVAVAVKAIVAELGASGPGDMGKVMAAVKSQLAGKAEMGQVSAAVKAALAG; translated from the coding sequence ATGAGCCTCAAGGAACAGATCACCGAAGACATGAAGACCGCCATGCGCGCCAAGGACGCCGAGCGCCTGGGCACCATCCGCCTGCTGCAGGCCGCGATGAAGCAAAAGGAAGTGGACGAGCGCGTCACCCTCGACGATGCGGCCGTGGTCGCCATCCTCGACAAGCTCATCAAGCAGCGCAAGGATTCGATCGCCGCCTTCGAAGGCGCGGGCCGCCAGGACCTGGCCGACAAGGAAAAGTCGGAAATGGCCGTGCTGCAGGCCTACCTGCCCCAGCGCATGTCCGCCGACGAAGTGGCCGTGGCGGTCAAGGCCATCGTGGCCGAACTGGGCGCTTCGGGCCCCGGCGACATGGGCAAGGTGATGGCCGCGGTGAAAAGCCAGCTCGCCGGCAAGGCCGAGATGGGCCAGGTGTCCGCCGCGGTGAAGGCCGCACTCGCCGGCTGA
- a CDS encoding LysR substrate-binding domain-containing protein: MHKTPASDDLRVFVAVVRKASFAEAAIELGASPAYVSKRIRLLEQDLAVKLLHRTTRRVVVTEEGERVFHWAQRILDDWDQLLQEVAVTRREPRGLLRVSCSFGFGRQIVAPALSRLVERHPGLQVRLEVFDRLVDVAGEGFDLDVRVGDDIAPHLIARRLADNHRVLCAAPAYLARKGTPRTVADLAGHDCLVIKERDHPFGVWRLRSGAVEETVKVRGPLSANNGEMAVQWAADGRGIVLRSLWDVAPELEAGRLARLLPEWQQEANIWAVYPTRLDRSAKVRVCVEFLEEHFRQGGAHPGGALPG, translated from the coding sequence GTGCATAAAACGCCTGCTTCGGACGATCTGCGTGTTTTCGTGGCCGTGGTCCGCAAGGCCAGCTTCGCGGAGGCCGCCATCGAGCTGGGCGCCTCGCCCGCCTATGTGAGCAAGCGCATCCGCCTGCTGGAGCAGGACCTGGCCGTGAAGCTGCTGCACCGCACCACCCGCCGCGTGGTGGTGACGGAGGAGGGCGAGCGCGTCTTCCATTGGGCGCAGCGCATCCTGGACGATTGGGACCAGCTCCTGCAGGAAGTGGCCGTCACGCGCCGGGAGCCGCGCGGCCTGCTGCGCGTGAGCTGCAGCTTCGGCTTCGGGCGGCAGATCGTGGCGCCGGCGCTGTCGCGGCTGGTGGAGCGGCACCCGGGCCTGCAGGTGCGGCTCGAAGTGTTCGACCGGCTCGTGGACGTGGCCGGCGAGGGGTTCGACCTGGACGTGCGCGTGGGCGACGACATCGCCCCGCACCTGATCGCGCGGCGGCTGGCGGACAACCACCGCGTGCTGTGCGCCGCGCCCGCCTACCTGGCGCGCAAGGGCACGCCGCGCACGGTGGCCGATCTGGCGGGCCACGATTGCCTGGTGATCAAGGAGCGCGACCACCCGTTCGGCGTCTGGCGGCTGCGCAGCGGCGCGGTGGAAGAGACGGTGAAGGTGCGCGGCCCGCTGTCGGCCAACAACGGCGAGATGGCGGTGCAGTGGGCGGCGGATGGGCGCGGCATCGTGCTGCGCTCGCTCTGGGACGTGGCGCCGGAGCTGGAGGCCGGCCGGCTGGCGCGGCTGCTGCCCGAGTGGCAGCAGGAGGCCAACATCTGGGCCGTGTACCCGACCCGGCTGGACCGCTCCGCCAAGGTGCGGGTGTGCGTGGAATTCCTGGAAGAGCATTTCCGCCAGGGCGGTGCGCACCCGGGCGGAGCGCTGCCGGGGTGA